From the Oryzihumus leptocrescens genome, one window contains:
- a CDS encoding protein-glutamate methylesterase/protein-glutamine glutaminase, giving the protein MSRIGVLVVDDSVVVRRMVSEALSADPALEVLGTAPNGQVALNKLDQLAPDCVVLDIDMPVMDGLETLRRIRISRPHLPVVMFSTLTERGASATLDALALGASDYLPKPAHVANAPEAIAVVRAQLAPKIVALCGRPFAPRLAPAAAGEAVPAPAASGQGRVDVVVIGASTGGPGALERILPALPADLPVPVLVVQHMPPMFTRLMAERLDKHCALDVREAAHGSVIQPGQVLIAPGDRHLTIARREVHVYVKLTADPPENFCRPAVDPLFRSAAEVYGPGTLALVLTGMGNDGRRGSAAVYSRHGRVLAQDAASSTVWGMPGAVVGAGLADRVLPLDQMADVLLAAVADGRSDFRPPAPRTDRPLAAGGQP; this is encoded by the coding sequence ATGAGCCGCATCGGCGTGCTCGTCGTCGACGACTCGGTCGTCGTGCGGCGCATGGTGTCCGAGGCGCTGTCGGCCGACCCGGCCCTGGAGGTCCTCGGCACCGCCCCCAACGGGCAGGTGGCGCTGAACAAGCTGGACCAGCTCGCCCCCGACTGCGTCGTGCTCGACATCGACATGCCGGTCATGGACGGGCTCGAGACGCTGCGTCGCATCCGTATCTCGCGCCCTCACCTCCCGGTCGTCATGTTCAGCACGCTGACCGAGCGCGGTGCGAGCGCCACGCTGGACGCGCTGGCCCTGGGTGCGAGCGACTACCTGCCCAAACCGGCCCACGTCGCCAACGCACCGGAGGCCATCGCCGTCGTGCGGGCCCAGCTGGCGCCCAAGATCGTGGCCCTGTGCGGCCGCCCGTTCGCCCCACGGCTGGCCCCGGCCGCGGCCGGTGAGGCGGTCCCCGCCCCGGCCGCCTCGGGCCAGGGTCGGGTCGACGTCGTCGTCATCGGCGCCTCCACCGGCGGGCCCGGCGCGCTGGAGAGGATCCTCCCGGCCCTGCCCGCGGACCTGCCCGTCCCGGTGCTGGTGGTCCAGCACATGCCGCCGATGTTCACCCGGCTCATGGCCGAGCGGCTCGACAAGCACTGCGCCCTGGACGTGCGCGAGGCCGCCCACGGCTCGGTCATCCAGCCGGGCCAGGTGCTCATCGCCCCCGGCGACCGCCACCTGACCATCGCCCGACGCGAGGTGCACGTCTACGTCAAGCTGACCGCCGACCCGCCGGAGAACTTCTGCCGCCCGGCCGTCGACCCGCTGTTCCGCTCCGCGGCCGAGGTCTACGGCCCCGGCACGCTGGCGCTCGTCCTCACCGGGATGGGCAACGACGGTCGGCGCGGGTCCGCTGCTGTCTACAGCCGGCACGGGCGCGTCCTCGCCCAGGACGCGGCCAGCTCGACCGTGTGGGGCATGCCCGGCGCCGTCGTCGGCGCCGGCCTGGCCGACCGGGTGCTGCCGCTGGACCAGATGGCCGACGTGCTGCTGGCCGCGGTGGCCGACGGCCGATCCGACTTCCGCCCCCCGGCGCCCCGCACGGACCGGCCCCTGGCAGCAGGAGGCCAGCCATGA
- a CDS encoding response regulator, which translates to MLALVVDDSRAMRMILRRIMASHGYDVLEAGDGQEALDLLAEGIRPDIALVDWNMPVMDGLAFVAVCRSTAAYRDITLMMVTTESERAQIVRALAAGAHDYVIKPFTPDTIAAKLQVLGLAGAPR; encoded by the coding sequence GTGCTCGCTCTCGTCGTGGACGACTCCCGCGCGATGCGCATGATCCTGCGCCGGATCATGGCCTCGCACGGCTATGACGTCCTCGAGGCGGGCGACGGCCAGGAGGCCCTGGACCTGCTCGCCGAGGGCATCCGCCCGGACATCGCCCTGGTCGACTGGAACATGCCGGTCATGGACGGCCTGGCGTTCGTGGCGGTGTGCCGGTCGACGGCCGCCTACCGCGACATCACGCTGATGATGGTCACCACCGAGAGCGAGCGCGCCCAGATCGTGCGTGCCCTGGCGGCCGGCGCCCACGACTACGTGATCAAGCCGTTCACGCCCGACACCATCGCCGCCAAGCTGCAGGTGCTCGGCCTGGCGGGCGCGCCCCGATGA
- a CDS encoding methyl-accepting chemotaxis protein codes for MADTTPTDGQTTPEVEDVQATVSRRRKRDRFRGWFANRRMNTKIQMVVLLVTVVSIGVVVLSVVKLDTVNSSVHSLQRDNLVPITELAAMQKQAQQSWIDMSNLAEATSASSRQDWLNRIHEQDTVLDTAMTAYMAHAARKDLVTKFQSVWSDYRLTRDSTAIPMVIAGDRAKYAQVREDKLAPATEQAFGLIDQMTTVEQSDAQMTVTRSDSTFRNAVTFIIGWLLVGVALAVGLAMFLAHLVTSPLRRVSRVLRAVAEGDLTQTARVDSHDEVGTMAQDLNTAVASLRRAIATMATSAGTLAISSEELSATSQQIAASAEETSAQANVVAAASEQVSRNVQTVAAGSMEMGASIHEIAQNATEAARVAQSAVVHAAETNAQVGKLGDSSQEIGNVIKVITQIAEQTNLLALNATIEAARAGDAGRGFVVVANEVKELARETARATDDIAHRVQTIQGDTAVAVRAIGEIGDIIGRISDFQTTIASAVEEQTATTNEMNRNVHEAATGSTEIANNINGVATAAETTTAGVAQTQQAAAELAHLSSELQTMVARFRY; via the coding sequence ATGGCCGACACGACGCCCACGGATGGGCAGACGACGCCGGAGGTGGAGGACGTGCAGGCGACGGTCTCGCGGCGACGCAAGCGTGACCGGTTCCGCGGCTGGTTCGCCAACCGGCGCATGAACACCAAGATCCAGATGGTCGTGCTGCTCGTGACAGTGGTGTCCATCGGCGTGGTGGTGCTGTCGGTGGTCAAGCTGGACACGGTCAACTCCTCCGTGCACAGCCTGCAGCGCGACAACCTCGTCCCGATCACCGAGCTCGCCGCGATGCAGAAGCAGGCGCAGCAGAGCTGGATCGACATGTCCAACCTCGCCGAGGCGACGTCGGCGTCCTCGCGCCAGGACTGGCTCAACCGGATCCACGAGCAGGACACCGTCCTGGACACGGCGATGACCGCCTACATGGCGCACGCCGCGCGCAAGGACCTGGTCACGAAGTTCCAGTCGGTGTGGAGCGACTACCGGCTCACCCGCGACTCCACCGCCATCCCGATGGTCATCGCCGGCGACCGGGCGAAGTACGCGCAGGTGCGTGAGGACAAGCTGGCGCCGGCCACCGAGCAGGCGTTCGGCCTGATCGACCAGATGACCACCGTGGAGCAGTCCGACGCCCAGATGACGGTGACCCGCTCGGACAGCACGTTCCGCAACGCGGTGACCTTCATCATCGGCTGGCTGCTGGTCGGGGTCGCCCTCGCGGTCGGCCTGGCGATGTTCCTGGCGCACCTGGTCACCAGCCCGCTGCGCCGGGTCAGCCGGGTGCTGCGCGCCGTCGCCGAGGGCGACCTGACCCAGACCGCCCGGGTCGACTCCCACGACGAGGTCGGCACCATGGCCCAGGACCTCAACACCGCGGTCGCCAGCCTGCGCCGGGCGATCGCCACGATGGCCACCAGCGCCGGCACCCTGGCGATCAGCTCCGAGGAGCTGTCTGCCACCAGCCAGCAGATCGCCGCCAGCGCCGAGGAGACCTCGGCCCAGGCCAACGTCGTGGCCGCCGCCTCGGAGCAGGTCAGCCGCAACGTCCAGACCGTCGCCGCCGGCTCGATGGAGATGGGCGCCTCGATCCACGAGATCGCCCAGAACGCCACGGAGGCGGCGCGGGTCGCGCAGTCCGCGGTGGTGCACGCGGCCGAGACCAACGCCCAGGTCGGCAAGCTCGGCGACTCCTCCCAGGAGATCGGCAACGTCATCAAGGTGATCACCCAGATCGCCGAGCAGACCAACCTGCTGGCCCTCAACGCCACCATCGAGGCGGCCCGCGCCGGTGACGCCGGGCGTGGGTTCGTCGTGGTCGCCAACGAGGTCAAGGAGCTCGCCCGCGAGACCGCCCGCGCCACCGACGACATCGCCCACCGGGTCCAGACCATCCAGGGCGACACCGCTGTGGCGGTCCGGGCCATCGGCGAGATCGGCGACATCATCGGCCGGATCAGCGACTTCCAGACGACGATCGCCTCGGCCGTGGAGGAGCAGACCGCCACGACCAACGAGATGAACCGCAACGTCCACGAGGCCGCCACCGGCAGCACCGAGATCGCGAACAACATCAACGGCGTCGCGACCGCGGCCGAGACGACGACCGCCGGCGTCGCGCAGACGCAGCAGGCGGCGGCCGAGCTGGCGCACCTGTCCAGCGAGCTGCAGACGATGGTGGCGCGCTTCCGCTACTGA
- a CDS encoding chemotaxis protein CheW produces MNGTRQLSSFTVDDGLFGLDVEHVQEVIRTPRITPVPLAPPAVLGLANLRGQVVTVLDLRTRLGLEPRPGPGAVTVVVRHEGEVVGLVADAPGDVFEVDEDQQDPPPEALTGPPADLISGTCRLPDRLLLVLDVEQAVRVTAPA; encoded by the coding sequence GTGAACGGCACCCGCCAGCTGTCCTCGTTCACCGTCGACGACGGGCTGTTCGGCCTGGACGTCGAGCACGTCCAGGAGGTCATCCGCACACCGCGGATCACCCCGGTCCCGCTCGCCCCGCCGGCGGTGCTCGGGCTGGCCAACCTGCGCGGGCAGGTCGTCACCGTCCTCGACCTGCGCACCCGGCTGGGGCTCGAGCCGCGACCGGGTCCCGGCGCGGTCACCGTCGTGGTGCGGCACGAGGGCGAGGTCGTCGGGCTCGTCGCGGACGCCCCCGGCGACGTGTTCGAGGTCGACGAGGACCAGCAGGACCCGCCGCCCGAGGCCCTCACCGGGCCGCCGGCCGACCTCATCAGCGGCACCTGCCGCCTGCCCGACCGGCTGCTGCTCGTGCTGGACGTCGAGCAGGCGGTGCGGGTCACCGCGCCGGCCTGA
- a CDS encoding chemotaxis protein CheA, producing the protein MFELSEMEEIVQEFLVESHENLDQLDRDLVELERDPGSRELLAGIFRTIHTIKGTSGFLAFAQLEQVSHVGEGLLSRLRDGELELDFERAAALLDLVDAIRTVLASIEATGAEGQHDFSGLVARLERLQSANPDATPSGQPRPAAAPAPEPADHDGGETEVDSRRGVADHTIRVDIGVLDELMQMVGELVLTRNRIVQQAGTIADPALMHTAHRLDVIAAGLQEGVMKTRMQPIGNIWSRMPRVVRDLGVVCGRQVRVEMEGRETELDRSLLEAIKDPLTHLVRNAVDHGIEPPQERVALGKPAEGVIWLRAYQQGGKVHVEIADDGRGIDPERIGLKAVERGLLTPEQLAALSLEETTSLVFQPGFSTAEAVSSVSGRGVGMDVVRTNIEQVGGTVALRSVPGLGSTVTLQIPLTLAIIPALTVATGGQRLAIPQLSLVELVAVPAGEVRTTIEDVSGVPVLRLRGRLLPLVHLDAALGLTSCRRADGTVSVVVVQSEGRQFGIVVDRVVDTEEIVVKPLSSQLTGIGLYAGAMVSGDGAVALILDVTALGHRSGVLGAARDLAGAAEPEQVTVEQEREAFLIVGVGPDRRVAVPLAAVHRIEELSTATLEQVGGREVIQYRDGILPLARLARVMGVVEDPGPQERVQVVVYSEGGRSVGLVVSAIHDISDDFDGVSSDLGGPGLNGSVVVGRQVAELLDVRGAVLAADPLFYEPAAPATLDWMAVPS; encoded by the coding sequence GTGTTCGAGCTTTCCGAGATGGAGGAGATCGTCCAGGAGTTCCTGGTCGAGTCCCACGAGAACCTCGACCAGCTGGACCGCGACCTGGTCGAGCTCGAGCGCGACCCCGGGTCCCGCGAGCTGCTGGCCGGCATCTTCCGCACCATCCACACGATCAAGGGCACCAGCGGCTTCCTCGCGTTCGCCCAGCTCGAGCAGGTCAGCCACGTCGGCGAGGGCCTGCTGAGCCGGTTGCGTGACGGCGAGCTGGAGCTGGACTTCGAGCGCGCGGCGGCCCTGCTGGACCTGGTCGACGCCATCCGGACCGTGCTGGCCTCGATCGAGGCGACCGGCGCGGAGGGCCAGCACGACTTCTCCGGCCTCGTCGCCCGGCTGGAGCGGCTGCAGAGCGCGAACCCCGACGCGACGCCGTCCGGGCAGCCCCGTCCTGCCGCGGCCCCCGCGCCGGAGCCCGCCGACCACGACGGCGGCGAGACCGAGGTGGACAGCCGCCGAGGCGTGGCCGACCACACCATCCGCGTCGACATCGGCGTGCTCGACGAGCTGATGCAGATGGTCGGCGAGCTGGTCCTGACCCGGAACCGGATCGTGCAGCAGGCGGGCACGATCGCCGATCCCGCCCTGATGCACACCGCGCACCGCCTCGACGTCATCGCCGCCGGGCTGCAGGAGGGCGTCATGAAGACGCGCATGCAGCCGATCGGCAACATCTGGAGCCGGATGCCGCGCGTCGTGCGCGACCTCGGCGTCGTCTGCGGCCGGCAGGTCCGCGTGGAGATGGAGGGCCGCGAGACCGAGCTGGACCGCTCGCTGCTCGAGGCGATCAAGGACCCCCTGACGCACCTGGTCCGCAACGCCGTCGACCACGGCATCGAGCCCCCGCAGGAACGCGTCGCCCTCGGCAAGCCCGCCGAGGGCGTCATCTGGCTCCGGGCCTACCAGCAGGGCGGCAAGGTCCACGTCGAGATCGCCGACGACGGCCGGGGCATCGACCCGGAGCGGATCGGGCTCAAGGCGGTCGAGCGGGGCCTGCTCACCCCCGAGCAGCTGGCCGCGCTCTCGCTGGAGGAGACCACGTCGCTGGTGTTCCAGCCGGGATTCTCCACCGCCGAGGCGGTCAGCAGCGTCTCCGGTCGCGGCGTCGGCATGGACGTGGTGCGCACCAACATCGAGCAGGTCGGCGGGACGGTCGCGCTGCGCAGCGTCCCCGGCCTCGGCAGCACCGTCACCCTGCAGATCCCGTTGACCCTGGCCATCATCCCCGCCCTGACCGTCGCCACCGGTGGCCAGCGCCTGGCCATCCCCCAGCTCAGCCTGGTCGAGCTGGTCGCGGTGCCCGCCGGCGAGGTGCGCACCACGATCGAGGACGTCTCCGGCGTGCCCGTGCTGCGGCTGCGCGGCCGGCTGCTCCCGCTGGTGCACCTCGATGCGGCGCTGGGCCTGACGTCGTGCCGGCGCGCGGACGGCACCGTCTCGGTCGTGGTCGTGCAGAGCGAGGGTCGCCAGTTCGGCATCGTCGTCGACCGGGTGGTGGACACCGAGGAGATCGTGGTCAAGCCGCTGAGCTCCCAGCTCACCGGCATCGGGCTGTATGCCGGGGCGATGGTCTCCGGCGACGGTGCGGTGGCGCTGATCCTGGACGTCACGGCGCTGGGGCACCGCAGCGGGGTGCTCGGCGCGGCCCGGGACCTGGCCGGCGCCGCCGAGCCCGAGCAGGTCACCGTGGAGCAGGAGCGCGAGGCGTTCCTCATCGTGGGGGTCGGGCCGGACCGCCGGGTGGCGGTGCCGCTGGCCGCGGTGCACCGGATCGAGGAGCTGTCCACGGCGACGCTGGAGCAGGTCGGCGGCCGGGAGGTCATTCAGTACCGCGACGGCATCCTCCCCCTGGCCCGGCTCGCCCGGGTGATGGGCGTGGTCGAGGACCCCGGTCCGCAGGAGCGGGTGCAGGTGGTCGTCTACAGCGAGGGCGGGCGCAGCGTCGGCCTGGTCGTCAGCGCCATCCACGACATCAGCGACGACTTCGACGGCGTGAGCAGCGACCTCGGCGGTCCGGGCCTGAACGGCTCGGTGGTCGTGGGCCGCCAGGTCGCCGAGCTGCTCGACGTGCGCGGCGCCGTGCTCGCCGCCGACCCCCTCTTCTACGAGCCGGCCGCGCCGGCGACCCTCGACTGGATGGCGGTGCCCTCGTGA
- the flgB gene encoding flagellar basal body rod protein FlgB, with protein MPEPLGDVTMSALHQALSGLALRQRTIADNVANIETPGFLAGKVDFEDSLRSTLAAGGDPAAATPSLARSLEPTRTNGNNVNLDEETLAGEQTNLSYSLAIEAMTAKFSQLRMAIGSN; from the coding sequence ATGCCGGAGCCTCTCGGCGACGTCACGATGAGCGCACTGCACCAGGCGCTTTCGGGCCTCGCCCTGCGTCAGCGCACCATCGCGGACAACGTCGCGAACATCGAGACCCCCGGCTTCCTCGCCGGCAAGGTCGACTTCGAGGACAGCCTGCGCAGCACGCTCGCGGCCGGGGGTGACCCGGCGGCCGCCACGCCGAGCCTCGCGCGCTCGCTGGAGCCCACCCGCACCAACGGCAACAACGTCAACCTCGACGAAGAGACGCTGGCCGGCGAGCAGACGAACCTGTCCTACTCGCTCGCGATCGAGGCCATGACGGCCAAGTTCAGCCAGCTGCGCATGGCGATCGGGAGCAACTGA
- a CDS encoding flagellar basal body rod protein FlgC: MGMFDAINNAGSGLVVYRKWLDAVSDNVSNINDVSPTSGPAFQARYVVAQAQDYGNAGGAKVGGIELGSAEGRLVYQPDNPLADKDGNVRLPDIDLADQMGQLIIAQRAYQANLSVVQRAQDAYQAALGLGK; encoded by the coding sequence ATGGGCATGTTCGACGCGATCAACAACGCCGGCTCCGGGCTCGTGGTCTACCGCAAGTGGCTGGACGCCGTGTCCGACAACGTCTCCAACATCAACGACGTCTCGCCGACCAGCGGGCCGGCGTTCCAGGCGCGCTACGTCGTGGCGCAGGCCCAGGACTACGGCAACGCCGGTGGCGCCAAGGTCGGCGGGATCGAGCTCGGCAGCGCCGAGGGCCGGCTCGTCTACCAGCCGGACAACCCGCTGGCGGACAAGGACGGCAACGTACGCCTGCCCGACATCGACCTCGCCGACCAGATGGGCCAGCTGATCATCGCCCAGCGCGCCTACCAGGCGAACCTGTCGGTCGTGCAGCGGGCGCAGGACGCCTACCAGGCCGCGCTCGGACTGGGGAAGTGA
- the fliE gene encoding flagellar hook-basal body complex protein FliE: MIPPISAIGALPVPQVAAPAAATATPGVDFGGLVSNSLQQLQDLQSTSDNLAVKAATGDLTDIHDYMIASNEASVATSLTVAVRNKAVDAFTEIMRMQM, translated from the coding sequence ATGATCCCTCCCATCTCCGCCATCGGCGCGCTCCCCGTGCCCCAGGTGGCCGCCCCCGCTGCGGCCACCGCCACCCCCGGCGTCGACTTCGGTGGCCTCGTGTCCAACAGCCTGCAGCAGCTGCAGGACCTGCAGAGCACCAGCGACAACCTGGCGGTCAAGGCCGCCACCGGTGACCTGACCGACATCCACGACTACATGATCGCGTCCAACGAGGCCTCGGTGGCCACGAGCCTGACCGTGGCCGTCCGCAACAAGGCCGTGGACGCGTTCACCGAGATCATGCGGATGCAGATGTGA
- the fliF gene encoding flagellar basal-body MS-ring/collar protein FliF produces MNGFDPRALMARARNLFSGFTTGQKAMTAIAVVAAVVGGTFFVSWVSQPTYAPLFTSLSSTDAAAITAKLTEAKEPYQLADGGTTVLVPQADVYQQRINLSGQGLPAGGGNGDGYSLLDKQSLTTSDFQQKVTYQRALEGELRKTIESIDGVQAAVVHLALPEQDVFTSDAAKPTASVLVKTAPGTSLTSSQVEAVVHLVSSAVPKLDASAVTVADASGQVLSAAGQDGASSALNDARAQQSRTASDATAAAVQSMLDKVVGPGHAVVRVDTSLNYDQQTIDREEYLVDKKQVPLTTSTSKETFKGNGSAVGGVLGPDNISVPSGTGGSASTYTKESGDQTNAVGTQKTHTTAAPGQVKRMTVAVVLDAATTGSADPKQISALVASAAGLDTARGDVVTVDKLPFDTKAAATAAKELAQAESDKRTSDLINLGKTVGLVLLLALALFVFARRSRKVERTPVDLGELEAYREERAQLARPQTLAIDSGLGSPVALEAPKPISPEAEMRAAMHDEISQFIDDQPDEVARLVRGWLVERRP; encoded by the coding sequence GTGAACGGCTTCGACCCGAGGGCGCTGATGGCGCGCGCCCGCAACCTGTTCTCCGGCTTCACCACCGGCCAGAAGGCGATGACGGCGATCGCCGTCGTGGCGGCCGTCGTCGGTGGCACCTTCTTCGTGTCGTGGGTCTCCCAGCCGACGTACGCCCCGCTGTTCACCAGCCTGTCCTCGACCGACGCCGCCGCGATCACCGCCAAGCTCACCGAGGCCAAGGAGCCGTACCAGCTCGCCGACGGCGGCACCACGGTGCTCGTGCCGCAGGCCGACGTCTACCAGCAGCGGATCAACCTCAGCGGCCAGGGCCTGCCCGCCGGCGGCGGCAACGGCGACGGCTACTCGCTGCTGGACAAGCAGAGCCTGACCACCTCCGACTTCCAGCAGAAGGTCACCTACCAGCGGGCGCTGGAGGGTGAGCTGCGCAAGACGATCGAGTCGATCGACGGGGTGCAGGCCGCGGTCGTGCACCTGGCCCTGCCCGAGCAGGACGTCTTCACCAGCGACGCCGCCAAGCCCACCGCCTCGGTGCTGGTCAAGACCGCGCCGGGCACCTCGCTGACCAGCAGCCAGGTCGAGGCCGTCGTGCACTTGGTCTCCTCGGCCGTGCCCAAGCTCGACGCCTCGGCGGTCACCGTCGCCGACGCCAGCGGCCAGGTGCTCAGCGCCGCGGGGCAGGACGGGGCCTCCTCGGCCCTGAACGACGCCCGAGCCCAGCAGAGCCGCACCGCCTCCGACGCCACCGCCGCCGCCGTGCAGTCGATGCTCGACAAGGTCGTCGGCCCCGGCCACGCGGTCGTGCGCGTCGACACCTCGCTCAACTACGACCAGCAGACCATCGACCGCGAGGAGTACCTCGTGGACAAGAAGCAGGTCCCGCTGACGACGAGCACCAGCAAGGAGACGTTCAAGGGCAACGGTTCCGCCGTCGGCGGCGTCCTCGGCCCGGACAACATCTCCGTGCCGAGCGGCACCGGCGGCTCCGCCTCGACGTACACCAAGGAGTCCGGCGACCAGACCAACGCCGTGGGCACGCAGAAGACCCACACCACCGCGGCGCCGGGGCAGGTCAAGCGGATGACGGTCGCGGTCGTCCTCGACGCGGCCACCACCGGCTCGGCCGACCCCAAGCAGATCAGCGCGCTGGTCGCCTCCGCGGCCGGGCTGGACACCGCCCGTGGCGACGTCGTCACGGTCGACAAGCTGCCGTTCGACACCAAGGCCGCGGCCACCGCGGCCAAGGAGCTGGCGCAGGCCGAGTCGGACAAGCGCACGTCCGACCTGATCAACCTCGGCAAGACCGTCGGTCTGGTCCTGCTGCTGGCCCTGGCACTGTTCGTCTTCGCCCGCCGCAGCCGCAAGGTCGAGCGGACCCCGGTCGACCTCGGCGAGCTCGAGGCCTACCGCGAGGAGCGGGCCCAGCTCGCCCGGCCGCAGACCCTGGCCATCGACTCGGGCCTGGGCTCCCCGGTCGCGCTGGAGGCGCCGAAGCCGATCTCGCCCGAGGCCGAGATGCGGGCCGCGATGCACGACGAGATCAGCCAGTTCATCGATGACCAGCCCGACGAGGTGGCCCGCCTGGTGCGCGGCTGGCTCGTCGAACGGAGGCCCTGA
- the fliG gene encoding flagellar motor switch protein FliG yields MTSIDNLSGLRKAAVLLVQVGKEQSAQILKGLREPEVEALTAEIARLEEIDVETSDAVLREFQELAAARHYYSQGGMAYAEEVLVATLGADKAKAVLARLTSTMVEMPFEFLRRIDPRMVLSFLQDEHPQTIALVLAHMAADQAAVVLSGLQEDLQADVAHRLAVMDRTSPEIVKQVEAHLERRLSTVLQSSDYSAVGGLQPLVEIINHSDRATERLILQGLEVRDSELAETVRAQMFMFEDIVMLDDRSVQVLLRHVETKDLAVALKGVKADVKDKITRNMSERAGTALVEDMEVLGPVRLKQVEEAQAVVVRQIRELEEAGEILISRGGSDEFVV; encoded by the coding sequence ATGACCTCGATCGACAACCTCTCGGGGCTGCGCAAGGCGGCCGTGCTGCTCGTCCAGGTCGGCAAGGAGCAGTCCGCGCAGATCCTCAAGGGCCTGCGCGAGCCCGAGGTCGAGGCCCTCACCGCGGAGATCGCGCGGCTCGAGGAGATCGACGTCGAGACCAGCGACGCCGTGCTGCGCGAGTTCCAGGAGCTGGCCGCCGCCCGCCACTACTACAGCCAGGGCGGCATGGCCTACGCCGAGGAGGTCCTCGTGGCCACCCTGGGCGCGGACAAGGCCAAGGCGGTGCTGGCCCGGCTCACCTCCACCATGGTGGAGATGCCGTTCGAGTTCCTGCGGCGCATCGACCCCCGGATGGTGCTGTCGTTCCTGCAGGACGAGCACCCGCAGACGATCGCCCTCGTCCTGGCGCACATGGCTGCCGACCAGGCCGCGGTCGTGCTCTCCGGCCTGCAGGAGGACCTGCAGGCCGACGTCGCCCACCGCCTCGCGGTGATGGACCGCACCTCGCCGGAGATCGTCAAGCAGGTCGAGGCCCACCTCGAGCGTCGCCTCTCGACGGTCCTGCAGAGCAGCGACTACTCGGCCGTCGGCGGCCTGCAGCCGCTGGTGGAGATCATCAACCACTCCGACCGGGCCACCGAGCGGCTCATCCTGCAGGGCCTGGAGGTCCGTGACAGCGAGCTGGCCGAGACCGTCCGGGCCCAGATGTTCATGTTCGAGGACATCGTCATGCTCGACGACCGCTCGGTGCAGGTCCTGCTCCGGCACGTCGAGACCAAGGACCTGGCCGTGGCGCTCAAGGGCGTCAAGGCCGACGTCAAGGACAAGATCACCCGCAACATGTCCGAGCGCGCCGGCACTGCGCTCGTGGAGGACATGGAGGTGCTCGGCCCGGTGCGGCTCAAGCAGGTCGAGGAGGCCCAGGCCGTCGTCGTCCGGCAGATCCGCGAGCTGGAGGAGGCCGGGGAGATCCTGATCTCGCGAGGGGGCAGCGATGAGTTCGTGGTCTGA
- a CDS encoding FliH/SctL family protein produces MSSWSESLPRTVVMRGTDARAVRPARIGADLRSTPWVSTHGADPRLCDPTLEAVVAEAASTAADEARTAGFEDGLRAGLEQGREQARIELQAELAAVAAREEQERQVRAAQLAATLATLAQAATALAQREAPAVEELHRNGAVMAVEIAEALVGHHLEVAECPAREAVERALSLAPAGGVAVVRLHPDDVEAVAARGPLAPDRNLTLVADPQVERGGCVVDAGERRIDGQIGPALERVRAVLES; encoded by the coding sequence ATGAGTTCGTGGTCTGAGAGCCTCCCGCGCACGGTGGTCATGCGCGGGACGGACGCCAGGGCGGTGCGCCCCGCCCGCATCGGTGCCGACCTGCGCTCCACCCCGTGGGTGAGCACGCACGGTGCCGACCCTCGCCTGTGCGACCCGACGCTCGAGGCGGTCGTGGCCGAGGCGGCGAGCACCGCCGCCGACGAGGCCCGCACCGCCGGCTTCGAGGACGGCCTGCGCGCCGGGCTCGAGCAGGGGCGGGAGCAGGCCCGGATCGAGCTCCAGGCCGAGCTCGCCGCCGTCGCCGCCCGCGAGGAGCAGGAGCGGCAGGTGCGCGCGGCGCAGCTGGCCGCCACCCTCGCCACCCTGGCCCAGGCGGCCACCGCCCTCGCGCAGCGGGAGGCGCCCGCCGTGGAGGAGCTGCACCGCAACGGTGCCGTCATGGCGGTCGAGATCGCCGAGGCCCTCGTGGGCCACCACCTCGAGGTGGCCGAGTGCCCGGCCCGTGAAGCCGTCGAGCGGGCGCTCTCGCTCGCGCCGGCCGGCGGCGTCGCGGTGGTGCGCCTGCACCCCGACGACGTGGAGGCCGTCGCCGCCCGCGGCCCGCTCGCCCCCGACCGCAACCTGACCCTCGTCGCCGACCCGCAGGTCGAGCGCGGCGGGTGCGTCGTCGACGCCGGCGAGCGCCGCATCGACGGCCAGATCGGGCCGGCGCTGGAGCGCGTCCGGGCGGTGCTCGAGTCGTGA